A window from Prosthecochloris marina encodes these proteins:
- a CDS encoding NAD(P)H-dependent oxidoreductase, with translation MHALIVIAHPNPKSLTHSIASQIVKGVSAADKDNTSEIADLAAEGFDPCFTVQDISILHREADPTPDIIAEQGRISRADALVLVHPVYWWSFPALLKGWIDRVFTNGWAYDDTSSERLVKKMRHLPVHIVSIAGADMRTYARHGYYGAMKTQINHGIFDYCGAPVLTSELLFQSDPDVCLKSGEAIGRRLFSSSC, from the coding sequence ATGCATGCCCTCATTGTTATTGCTCATCCAAATCCAAAATCACTGACACATAGTATTGCATCGCAGATCGTTAAAGGGGTTTCTGCAGCTGACAAAGATAACACTTCAGAAATTGCTGATCTTGCCGCCGAAGGGTTTGATCCCTGTTTTACAGTGCAAGATATTTCCATTCTGCATAGAGAAGCTGATCCTACCCCCGATATTATTGCCGAACAGGGAAGAATCAGCCGCGCTGACGCACTTGTGCTGGTTCATCCTGTTTATTGGTGGTCGTTTCCGGCCTTGTTAAAAGGATGGATCGATCGTGTTTTCACAAATGGTTGGGCTTACGATGACACCTCCTCTGAGAGACTTGTAAAAAAGATGCGACATTTGCCTGTTCATATTGTCTCCATTGCAGGAGCGGATATGCGCACTTATGCAAGACATGGATATTACGGTGCTATGAAAACTCAGATTAATCACGGTATTTTCGATTATTGCGGCGCACCGGTTTTAACATCTGAACTACTCTTTCAATCAGATCCGGATGTTTGTCTAAAATCTGGAGAAGCTATAGGTCGAAGACTGTTTTCCTCTTCGTGTTAA
- a CDS encoding S41 family peptidase, which yields MKNRGIILAISACLMFLGVSSEASAKALYSYSDLFEEIVEIVEEHFYDSVRINQDFPAIKNTYRKKLPQVSTRKAFSALVNAMLRELNASHTYYLTPEDYEYFHLSALFSESPDIGALFQDQDLLYPTVGIMTQSFKERVYVVSVFSESIAEKAGLLKGDEILSVNGNPYTPIASLRPLVGTDVSFEIRRKEQAEPFKIVMKPVLVNPKQEMLDAQKASIRIIERAGNHIGYIHIYSYAGDEYHKGLLDAIAWGALKKADALIIDLRYGLGGAWPYYLNIFNRNIPTIETIDRDGRKSTVDSQWRKPAVYLVNAFSRSGKELLAFGAKNYPMVTVIGERTPGKTLGGRLFPLSNNDMLFLAVQSFRIDGVNLEGVGVAPDIEVPFDIRYCSGHDLQLEKAVEYLVDELSNENKRAK from the coding sequence ATGAAAAATCGGGGCATTATTCTGGCAATCAGCGCGTGTCTGATGTTTTTAGGAGTATCTTCTGAGGCCTCAGCAAAGGCACTATACTCCTACTCTGATCTATTCGAGGAGATAGTCGAGATCGTCGAAGAACATTTTTATGATTCTGTCCGGATTAATCAGGATTTCCCGGCCATCAAAAATACTTATCGCAAGAAGCTGCCGCAAGTTTCTACCCGAAAAGCATTTTCTGCTCTCGTGAATGCCATGCTTCGAGAGTTGAACGCTTCCCATACTTATTATTTAACGCCAGAGGATTATGAATATTTTCATTTATCCGCGCTATTTTCTGAGTCCCCGGACATTGGAGCTCTGTTTCAGGACCAGGACTTGCTATATCCTACGGTCGGCATTATGACTCAATCTTTCAAAGAACGGGTATATGTTGTTTCTGTCTTTTCTGAAAGCATTGCCGAAAAAGCCGGACTGTTGAAAGGTGATGAGATCTTGTCTGTCAATGGAAATCCTTATACACCAATCGCTTCTTTGCGTCCGCTTGTAGGGACCGATGTCTCGTTTGAGATCAGAAGAAAGGAGCAGGCCGAGCCTTTCAAAATCGTTATGAAACCAGTTCTTGTCAATCCCAAACAAGAAATGCTGGATGCACAAAAAGCCAGTATCCGTATTATAGAAAGAGCGGGAAATCACATTGGTTATATTCACATCTATTCCTATGCGGGAGACGAGTACCATAAGGGATTACTCGATGCTATTGCATGGGGAGCGCTAAAAAAGGCGGATGCCTTGATCATTGATTTACGGTATGGCTTGGGGGGGGCATGGCCGTATTATCTCAACATTTTTAATCGGAATATTCCAACCATTGAGACCATTGACAGAGATGGAAGGAAATCCACTGTCGATTCGCAATGGAGAAAACCGGCTGTCTATTTAGTGAATGCATTTAGCCGAAGTGGAAAGGAGTTACTTGCATTCGGTGCCAAGAATTATCCCATGGTAACTGTAATCGGAGAGCGGACGCCAGGGAAGACTCTCGGAGGACGTCTATTTCCCTTATCCAATAACGATATGCTCTTTCTTGCTGTGCAGAGTTTTCGCATCGATGGAGTCAACTTGGAAGGGGTTGGGGTTGCGCCAGATATTGAAGTCCCGTTTGATATTCGGTATTGCTCTGGACACGATTTGCAACTTGAGAAAGCTGTTGAGTATCTTGTTGATGAACTCTCGAATGAGAATAAACGCGCTAAGTGA
- a CDS encoding HXXEE domain-containing protein, with protein sequence MSRLNFKTCALLFIVAVTMHNIEEALFLPSWSNPVGIEVSSSEFTFAVVFLTVLAYLSFYLSIRSGKKGLWTYFFTGYAFAMFLNVFFPHILTSILVQEYAPGTGTAVLMVLPTASLVLYKSIQGGFVDRRKFYVIGPIVVLTLAASVPLLFAMWRAFGS encoded by the coding sequence ATGTCAAGGTTGAATTTCAAAACTTGCGCATTGTTATTCATAGTTGCAGTAACGATGCATAATATCGAAGAAGCTCTTTTCCTTCCTTCGTGGTCTAATCCAGTAGGTATAGAAGTTTCATCGTCGGAGTTCACCTTTGCTGTTGTGTTCCTTACCGTACTTGCTTACCTATCTTTTTACCTTTCGATTCGGAGTGGAAAAAAAGGGCTTTGGACATATTTCTTCACGGGGTACGCTTTTGCAATGTTCCTTAATGTATTCTTTCCCCATATATTGACTTCTATCCTGGTACAAGAATACGCTCCGGGTACAGGAACCGCTGTTTTGATGGTGCTACCGACCGCATCGCTGGTGTTATATAAATCGATTCAGGGTGGGTTTGTTGACAGAAGAAAGTTCTATGTCATCGGACCTATTGTTGTATTAACCTTGGCTGCAAGTGTCCCGTTGTTGTTCGCGATGTGGCGAGCGTTCGGAAGCTGA
- a CDS encoding DUF3788 family protein yields METISNIELTDKSLYPDERLLKTVLGKSYAAYCELLGLYDRHQMQYEWRYYNDARAWLCKVQKKKKTIVWMSAWKGYMQATVYFPERLIEQIYTLPIDKEMKERIKKTRNVGKSKPCIFEIRDHHILKDMDIVMQFKIKAK; encoded by the coding sequence ATGGAAACAATAAGCAACATTGAACTTACCGACAAATCTCTTTACCCGGATGAACGACTATTGAAAACCGTACTGGGGAAGTCTTATGCAGCCTATTGTGAGTTGCTGGGCCTCTATGACCGGCACCAGATGCAGTATGAATGGAGATACTATAACGATGCCAGGGCTTGGCTATGTAAAGTTCAGAAAAAGAAAAAAACAATTGTATGGATGTCTGCCTGGAAAGGTTACATGCAGGCGACGGTCTACTTCCCGGAAAGACTTATAGAACAGATATATACGCTTCCCATCGATAAAGAGATGAAAGAACGGATAAAGAAAACCAGGAATGTAGGTAAATCAAAGCCATGTATCTTTGAGATACGAGATCATCATATTCTCAAGGATATGGACATTGTAATGCAATTCAAAATCAAGGCCAAGTAA
- a CDS encoding class I SAM-dependent methyltransferase, producing MASVKEHYDEVLSDVYSWMFGGFEAGIQRNIEFINKHKLAPRGSGIAVDLGAGCGFQSIPLAEAGYSVTSFDIDAKLLQELRDNSEKLDIRTIEGDLIDFDNVVKSNAELIVCMTDTIVHLESKEKVTSLFAKVFKVLEPGGKFIITFRDLTHELKDLDRFLPVKSDDTIIFTCFLEYELEKVKVHDLVYKKSSGVWELFKSFYRKLRLSEDWVNAQLSQCGFEKIDSTVENGLITVIGNK from the coding sequence ATGGCAAGTGTTAAAGAACATTATGATGAAGTGCTTTCTGATGTCTATTCATGGATGTTTGGTGGGTTCGAGGCCGGAATCCAGCGTAATATTGAATTTATCAATAAACACAAGCTTGCTCCCAGAGGCTCTGGGATTGCTGTTGATTTAGGCGCAGGCTGTGGCTTTCAATCGATCCCTTTGGCTGAAGCGGGATATTCTGTTACATCATTCGATATAGATGCCAAACTTTTACAAGAGCTAAGGGATAATTCGGAAAAGCTTGATATAAGAACGATAGAAGGGGATTTAATTGATTTCGATAACGTTGTAAAATCAAACGCCGAACTAATCGTTTGCATGACAGATACAATTGTTCACTTGGAATCAAAAGAAAAAGTCACGTCTCTTTTTGCTAAAGTTTTTAAAGTTTTAGAGCCTGGTGGAAAATTTATTATAACTTTTCGAGACTTAACTCATGAATTGAAAGATTTAGATAGATTTCTGCCAGTCAAAAGTGATGATACTATTATTTTCACATGCTTTCTTGAGTATGAGCTTGAAAAAGTGAAGGTTCATGATCTCGTATATAAAAAATCATCCGGAGTATGGGAGCTTTTTAAGAGTTTCTACCGAAAATTACGTTTGTCGGAAGATTGGGTAAACGCTCAATTATCGCAATGCGGCTTTGAAAAAATAGATTCAACGGTTGAAAATGGTTTAATAACTGTTATTGGAAATAAGTAA